The Miscanthus floridulus cultivar M001 unplaced genomic scaffold, ASM1932011v1 os_2624_3_4, whole genome shotgun sequence genome contains the following window.
GAACTGTTATCCCCTGTGACTAAAACTCTATGTTCAATTAGCAGAATCAACCTTTTTCTCCAAGCAGTTTATACCCATATTGAATTTATGTAAGATCCCAATTTAACTGTCCATATTGGACTCTGTCATGAAGTATTAATTTTGTCAGCCATTACCAACTTTCGGATACTGATGTTCATTATGCATTGACATATGTCGAAGTATGCAAAAGCTTGGACACTTTCAGCTTTACCTGTTCGTGTTTCATTTCTGTGATAATACTGAAACTGAAAGGCAGCATTGAATTTTAGCATTTCACAAAtggaagtaccagaaactcataTGGGCACCAGATCATTTCGACTCTACCAACCTGATGCATGCACACCTGGTTGTTAATGCTACCATAAATTATAACCATTTATACCACATTTTGAGTTCCTGCTCTACCATATTAGATTTTTATAGTTCTGAAATCGCAATGCCATCTGTTGCTGAAAATTTTAGCTCAAGGGTCTATTTTCTCATGAAATTTTGCTATGAATTGTGCCTGACGTTTCTAATTTATTTGTAGTTAACATCTGATGACATAACACAAGGCTGAGGAAAATTCAGGCCACTCAAATTATCTTTGGTAAGTTGTGCCTGACATGTGGCCTTTAGGGTATGTTTACTGAATTCATAAGGAGCAGAACAGTAGAAATATAAGGTGTCTGGTGCTTCTATCTCTTGTTTGCACTTGACTGTTTGATTTTTCATTTTTTGGTTACATATGCCTATCCTACCTCTCTTTTAAATTGATTCTTCCATTCAGTTCCTGAGATGGTGCCATGTTCCGAGGAATGGTAATTCTTATCACCTGTTTATATTTCAGAAAAACTTTTGTATGCATACAGTATGGTGCTTATTTAGAATAGCCATCACCTTCATAGTTGGACAACTGTATCTCTGTATTGATTATACATTGTTTCCTTGCTAGTCACCATCGACTATATATTTTGTATTTTATGGGCAAAATACAAAATACAAGTTTCTGGCCAAAGACTTCTAGTGTCATTTTGTTTGCTTCTCTGCAGAGATTAGTCTTTTTGCCCCTACCATTCTTTGTTTGTGTACCATAGAATGGACAACACAAGCCTGTAAATAGCTACAGTTCCTGAGATTTAATATCAGCCTTTTCCCTGTGTAGTTCATTAGTAGCCTTAGAAATGCAAAGTCTAATGGAATTCATAATTTTTGTTGAGATGGAGATGGCAGTCTTGGTTGTTGAGACAACCCAGTTCGTGCTAAATTATTGCTTTCAAAACACCTAGAGTGCAGTAGGGCTGGTGAATTGTTTTCGAAAATACTGGATTCTCCCTTGCCTTTGATGGGCAATATTTCTATACTGCAAATCTGTTAATTTAAATTTCGAATTCCAGCTGTTACACCTTTCTAATATAATGTTGCATATGCAGCGATGTGTCAAGTCATCTGACAGCTGCAGAACAAGCTCAAATGTACACGCCACATTTGTGCATCAAGGAAAAGAGTATTCTGAAGTGTCCTAGAATTGGTGCAAGACATGAATTGTTGTTTTGTTCTACACCTACTGTCACGTAGGCCAAACACATGGAAGTGTTGAATGTCACTTATGtgcccaagtcatgatctattGATCTCTTATCTTTAGCCATAATCAGTTAGCACAAAACTTGTATATGTCTGCTAGTGGCTCATCTCCCTGTATATGCATGGCTCTATGTACTATGATCATCACTTGACTTCTATGTATCCAACTGATGTATGTACGGAAGATTTAATATAAAATTAAGTGGATTTGCTCAATGTGATGCCTTCTCTATGAAGAAAAGTGGATTTGTCAAACTATTCAAATTGTATTGATATCTATATTTGCTATACAGTTTTGCCTTGGAAATGGTTTCGGCAACATATAAACTGTCGGGAAAGGTTCTAACTGTCGGCGTAGGACTTAACTGTTGGCAAAGGTTTAACTGTCGGTGAAGGTTTTAACTGTCGGCGCAGGTATACCATTTGGCTACACCATAACTGTCGGCGATTCTATTAACTGTCGGTGAAACTTTTACCGACGGCTATGCTTAGTGTGTGACTCGTTAGTTTTTTCTTTAgggtcaaaaataaaaaaaaaattgtctgaaccctactaaaaatagaaaaaaacttAGTAATGATAGAAAATTAACTAATAACCAACCTATTGCTTCTAGCACGACTATTTGTAAATTGTCGGCAAAGCTTTTAGTGGGAGGTTCTCTGTCGGGAAAGGTACCCTTTGCCCACTTTAAAAAGTGTTGGCAAAGGTACGTTGTGTTACAGTGCATGTCGTCCTGCTGGCGCCAAAGGTGGAGGATCTGCACTGTCTGTATCAGATTCTCTAGCTCTTCGCTGGAGCGTCAGGTCTGGTGACCAACGTCGAGAAGTGTGTGGCGACGCCCATTCGGTGCACTGACGAGATGGTCGCCGAAGTCCAGCAAGTCTTCCCCTGTGTGCTTGCGCCGTTTCCATGCAAGTATCTCGGCATCCCTCTGTCGCTCATGAGACTCAAGAGCGCTGATGAGCAGCCATTGGTCGATTCCATCTCCTCTAGAGTACCCACCTGGAAGTCGGGCCTTATAACGCACGCTGGTCGCACGCTTCTGACAAAGGTAACTCTATCTGCGATCCCGGTGCACATCAGCATCCCCTGCTGCCTGTCCGAGTGGGCAATATCCCAGATTGATAAACGCCGTCGTGCCATACTTTGGACTAGCTCGGAGACAGTTTTGGGAGGGAAGTGCAGGGTTGCTTGGACAAGGGTTTGTAGGCCGACATGTTTGGGTGGCCTTGGCGTCATTGATCTGCGCTTCTTTGGTTATGCTCTCCGCCTACGCTGGGAGTGGCTTCGCAGGGCTGAGCCGGAACGCTGCTGGGTTATGTTATAGTAAGCCCAGGATAGCTTTTCTTTTCTTAGGAAGCAGATCAGTGAGCGATCACCTTCGGCTGGCCGCGCAGGCGCTGGGATGGCAATAGCCGATCACGAGCGTGCCGTGATTTTCTGGTTCCCTAGTAGCCATGTAAAGTTGCATGTATCTTTCTTTATATAGAAATATCAATCAACAGAAAACGCTGCCGCTTGCAGCACCAAACTCAGTGTGTCCACTTCGTGTTCGTTCTCGTCTGGAGTTCTAACAATTGGTACCAGAGCCGATCCTCGCCGTCACCATGTCGTCGAAGTCTCCAACCAAGAAGGAGACCGGTGACGGCTCCGGCGAGAAGAAGGTCCAGCCGTCACATTCGCCACCACGTCGCCGTGGCCGCTCCCACAGCCGTCGCTCCGGCTCACGAGTCATCGAGCGCATCATCGAGCGACCGTCCATGAACGTCGCATGGCCGATGCTGACTCGGACTAATTATCCGGAATGGGCCCTGGTCATGGAGGTGAATTTCCAGACCCTCCATGTCTGGGACGCCGTCCACGACGGCATCTCCAACGACCCCGACGAAGAAGAGTATCACGACGATCGACAGGCGATGGCAGGACTCCTACGCTCGGTGCCGTCCGAGCTCTGGAGTACTCTCGCCAGGAAGGGCACCGTGAAGGAAGCGTGGGACGCGGTCAAGAACTTGCGGATCGGTGACGAATGCGCGCGCGACGCCAGCGCGCAGCAGCTCCGCCGGGAATTTGGCGCTCTCTCCTTCAAGGAGGGGGAGACCGTCAACGAGTTCGGCGTCCGCATCACCACGCTCGCCGCCAATCTTCACTCCCTCGGCGACAACATCACCGACGCGGAGGTAGTGAAAAAGTTGTTGCAGGTCATCCCGGACAGGCTCTCGCAGGCCGCTGTCTCCCTCGAGATGTTCCTCGACCTGAACAAGGCCACCATCGAGGAAGTGATTGGGCGGCTGCGCGTGTTCGAGGAGCGCGCCAAGCCCAAGGAGATCACGGACGCCATGGGGCGCCTGATGCTCTATGAGGAGGACTGGGAGTCTCGTCGCAAGGCTCGCCGTGAGCAGGAGAGCTCCGGTGGCAGCACGGGGTCCAGCAGCCGTGGAAAGCGCCGAGGGCGCGGACGCGGACGTGGCGGTGAAGGATCCTCGTCGCGGGATGGCCGCGATGGCCAGAACGCGGGCGCCGGGGACGCCGGTGGCTGGAGGCTACCACGCGGCAACCGCTGTGACAACTGTGGCAAAACAGTCCACTGGGCCAAAGACTGCCGCGGGAGGAAAAAGGCTGCGGTCCATGTGGCCCACGTCGAGGAGGAGGAACGGGCCTTAATGTACATCGCCGCAGAGACAGAGGTAACCGCGCTGCCCGTATCCATTCCCCACTCTAGGTCGCCGCCGCCTGCCGTCGATCCACAACCCACGTCCACCTCGTCGAGCGGAaagtcctcctccacctcagtgaggaggagaaggaggcagtGGGACCACGCCGCTAGGTGCTTGACACCGGCGCGACGAACCACATGATGGGGACACGGAGTGTCTTCGCCGAGCTGAACTCCGCCGTCACTGGAACCGTCCGGTTCGGTGACGGGTCCGTGGTCGCCATCGAGGGCAAGGGCACCGTCCTCTTCGCTTCCAAGTCTGGCGAACACCGCCGGCTAGATGGGGTCTACTACATCCCGTGTCTCACCACCAACATCATGAGCCTCGGCCAGATGGACGAGGACGGCTTCAAGGTCGACATCGAGTTCGGCATCCTGTGCCTCTACGACCTGCATCGTCAACTGCTCGCCAAGGTGCAGCACTCACCAAGCTGGCTCTACTTCCTCGACATGAACATCGTCGCCCTAGTGTGTCTCACCGCTCGCACCGGCGACATCGCCTGGCGGTGGCATGAGCGGTACAGGCACTTGAACTTCCAGTCGCTGAGGAAGCTGGGGCGCGAGGACATGGTGCACGGGCTGCCCGCCATCAACCACGTCGAGCAGGTCTATGAAGACTGCATCCTGGCGAAGCAGAAGCGCACGCCGTTTCCCCGGGCAGCCAAGTACCGAGCTCAGGAGGAGCTTGAACTCGTACATGGAGATCTGTGTGGACCAATCTCGCCGCCAACCCTAGCCGGCAACCTCTACTTCTTGTTGCTGGTTGATGACAtgagtcgctacatgtggctcaCCCTTCTGCGCTCCAAGGCAGACGCACCGGTGGCGATCATGGCATTCCAAGCGCGCGTCGAGTGCGAGTGTGGGAAGAAGCTGAAGGTACTTCACACCGATAATGGTGGTGAGTTCACCTCGGTGGAGTTCGGTGAATACTGTGCAGGTGAAGGAATCCAGCGACACCACTCGGCGCCAGTACACACCTCAGCAAAACGGCATCGTCGAGCGCCGGAACCAAATGATCGTGGGCACAGCCAGGAGCATCCTGCGCGCCCGCGGCATGCCTGGGCGCTTCTAGGGGGAGGCGGTCCACACCGCCGTGTTCCTGCTCAACCGAGCGCCGACTGAGCGCGCTCGATGGCCTGACCCCGTACCAGGCATGGTACTGGCAAAAAGCCACCCTGTGCACTTCCTCAAAGTGTTCGGGTGCATCGCCTACATCAAGTGCCTCCGCCCACACCCCAGCAAGCTCGACGATCGGGGCCTAGAAGGTTGTCTTCATCGGGTACGAGAGCGGATCAAAATCATACCGCTTCCTCGACCCCGCCACAGAACGTGTCCACATCTCGCGTGACGCCGTCTTCGATGAAGGCGCGCTGGGAGTGGACCGAGGCAGTCATCAAGCAGCGACCAGGAACCGTTCACCGTCGAGTACGAGTACGAGCTCAGGCGGGAACCCTCAGCGACATCGACCGTGAGGACTGCTTCACCTGCTCCAGGATCTCCACTCACACCGGAGGTACAGCCTGCGCCAACGCCGGAGGCGCAGCCCGCATCACCACCACCAGCAACTCCCAGCGCTCCCACGGGGGTGCAGGACGAGTTCGTGATGCCGCTCACCACCGACCACAGTCTCGACGTAGATGACGACGAGGACCTGGAGCACCGGTACAGAACGCTCGAGAACGTCCTCGGCACGAACACCGTGCCTGGGCTGGCTCACCGCGACATCGAGGACGCTGAGCTGCACAACGTCAGTGTGGAGGATCCCAAGTCCTTCAAGGACGCTGACGGTGATCCAAACTGGAACGCCGCAATGGAGGAGGAGCTGAAGTCGATCCGCGACAACGACACCTGGGCGCTGACCGAGCTCCCGCGCGGTCACCACGCCATCGGCCTCAAATGGGTGTATAAGGTGAAGTGGGACGAGAACGGtgccattgtcaagtacaaggcaCGTCTCGTCGTGAAGGGGTACGTGCAACGGCCCGGCATCGACTATGAAGAAGCATTCGCCCCCGTCGCGTGGCTAGAGTCAGTGCGCCTGCTCCTCGCCATTGCAGCGCACTACGGCTGGGGcgtccaccacatggacgtcaaatCGGCGTTCTTGAACGGGGAGATCCAGGAGGAGGTTTACGTCCAACAGCCCCCCGGTTTTGTCAACGGCAAGAACAAGCACAAGGTGCTACGCCTTCATAAGGCACTGTACGGGCTCCGACAGGCTCCACAGGCCTGGAATCAGAAGCTGGATGCCTCGCTGATCGGGCTCGGCTTCACCCGCTGCATCGACGaacacgggatgtacacccgtggAAAAGGGTGCAGGGCGCCTGATTGTGGGCGTCTACGTTGATGATCTGATCATCACTGGTGGTGACGCAGGGGCCGTGAATAGCTTCAAGGCCCAAATGATGAGCACCTTCCGCATGAGCGATCTCGGACttctctcctactacctcggacTGGAGGTGACACAGGGGGCAGCCGGGATCACACTTCGCCAGTCTGCGTACGCCGCCAAGATTCTTGAGAAGGCGGGACTGGCAGAATGCAATGCCAGTGCCACGCCCATGGAGCCGAAGCTGAAGCTGTTCAAGGATGGGACGACGCCGAGCGTGGATGCCACATAGTACCGCAGCCTCATCGGCAGCCTCAGGTATCTGTGCAACTCCAGGCCGGACTTGGCGTATCCAGTTGGATATCTTAGCCGGTTCATGGAGGCGCCTCGTCAAGAGCACCTTGCTGCAGTCAAGCGTGTCCTTCGTTATGTGGCAGGCACGCTGCATTGGGGCTTGCACTATCACCCGAGCAAGAAGAATGGAAGCGCCCCAAAGCTGCTGGGCTACTCCGACAGCGACTTGGCCGGAGATGTCAATGACCGGAAGAGCACCAGCGGCCTCATCTTCTTCCTGGCGGGAGGGTCGGTTGCTTGGCAATCGGCGAAACAGAGGGTGGTTGCTCTGTCTTCTTGCAAGGCAGAGTACATAGCGGCCGCTGTGGCCGCGTGCGAGGCGGTCTGGCTGGCACGGTTGCTGGCTAAGCTCGTCGGAGGAGCAGTCCTTGCACCCAAGCTCAAGGTGGACAACAAGTCCGCCATCGCTTTGATGAAGCATCTTGTGCACCATGACTGGAGCAAGCACATAGACGTGAAATTCCATTTCATCCGGGAATGCTGGGACAGGAAGCTGATCGACGTCAAGTTCATTGGCACTGAGCTGCAGCTGGGCGACATCCTCACGAACGCGCTCGGTCGTAGTCGGTTCCAAGAGCTTCGCGGTGGAATCGGCATGAAAAACTTGTGTAAATGTACTCCAGGGATTAGGAGGAGAATGTTATAGTAAGCCCAGGATAGCTTTTCTTTTCTTAGGAAGTAGATCAGTGCGCGATCACCTTCGGCTGGCCGCGCAGGCGCTGGGATGGCAATAGCCGATCACGAGCGTGCCGTGATTTTCTGGTTCCCTAGTAGCCATGTAAAGTTGCATGTATCTTTCTTTATATAGAAATAGCAATCAACAGAAAACACTGCCGCTTGCAGCACCAAACTCAGTGTGTCCACTTTGTGTTCGTTCTCGTCTGGAGTTCTAACAGGTTAGGCTTCCGGCCAAGCTCGAGAGGCCTGCTGCTGCCATGGCTGCAGTTAGCATGTCAGTGGTCCACGGTGATGGTAGCGCGGCGCTCTTTTGGACAGACTGTTGGTCCACGGTTGGTCCACTCAGCCGTTACGCCCCGCAGCTCTTCACAGCCATCTCCAGAACGGGTCGCAAGAGGACGCTCAAGGATGGGCTAGACCAAAATCTCTGGGCACGGGACATTGTTGGTGCGCTCACCGCCCAGGTCCTATGTCATTACCTGCAGGTCTGGGAGCTGCTTCGGGGGGGTGACGCTCAATCCGCTGCAATCGGACCGTTTCATCAGGAAGTGGTCATCCAAGTACTCCGCCTCGTCAACCTATAGAGCTTTCTTCGCAGGTTCGACGACCTTGCTTGGGGCCAGGGAGCTATGGAAGACTAAGGCGCCGCCACGCGTAAAGTTCTTCTTCTGGCTCGCTCTTCACATTCAGCTCTGGACTGCCGAAAGGAGAAAGAGACATGAGTTGCAGGAGGTCGACGACTGCGCCCTCTGTGCTCAGGCTCCCGAGACGGAGGGACATCTGTTCCTGGGATGCGTCTTCGCGCGGGAGCTATGGTTCTCGCTGCTGTTGCCGATCGGCCTGGCTACGATCATGCCGGAGCACGACGAAGACATTGGAGAATGGTGGATGCGCCAACGGCGACGCCTTGACCCGTCCGCAGGTCCGGTCCTTGACTCCATGTTCTTGCTTGTCGCCTGGAATCTTTGAAAGGAGAGGAACAACAGGACATTTAGGAGAGCAGCCGCGGATGTCAATGCCGTACGCCAAACCGCCGCGCGCGAAGCAGATGACTGGGTCGCGGCGGCCTTCACGTCGCTCGCTGTTCCGTCGGCAGCTTGGTCGCAACAGCCCGGGACCATGTAACAACGACTTGTAAATCCACTAGATAGGTCCGGGTCTTGCCCGAACTTTTTAgtccttttttcgaaagtttctctcaaatagattCCTAGCAGAAATAATTCTAGAAATGGACCcttgactggcgccgagctcggcgccagtctgaATGGCGCCGAGCCACCTGCATTCTGCACTTCTtctccgagcgttcttcctcttatttctcctccgtctcgggttttttttctcgccacttcaccctacctcacaatcaccggcaacttagaattttggctaagtccctaaatttaccgtgagatggatatacAAAATTTTGAAgggttgaccttgccctttggagGCCTACGTTTGGTGAGGCCGATGGTTAGCAAGCACATCAGCCAAAAGtcagctcggggaagaagtgcaggctgggttaaatgcaggtgtctCGGCGTCATTCACtatagcgccgagctcggcgccaagatcgacggcgccgagcccctgacaagccattttcccgtgcccaggacctcggcgccagtgaccgtggcgccgagcttggcgccagtcactctggcgccgagccaagggtccatttctggaattgtttccgccaagggtctatttgagagaaactttcgaaaaaagggccaaatagtaaatAATTCGGGGTCCTGGCTTCTCGCCGCTATCATTGATCACTTTGTAACATTTGGTTagtttcctcttaatgaaaaacgggttAAACACCTGATCAAGAAAAAATCGTGAAAACTCTATAGAAAAACTTATATCGGAGTTTTGAAAAATTTTGAAGTTATGAACATCTACAGTGCATCTCACTGTAGATGTACATGTAGAAAATTTTGAGATTCAAACTCGTTTTATAAAATAAATTTTATTTTGTTTGCCCTGGAGGGCTATTTCTTTGTACATAAAACTCTCTTTTCTCTATCTTAGTTGAAGGGTAGAACTCCTGCCGTTATgttcaaaaaataataataataaattttAGGTGCATATGCTGATATGCACAGTGAGTATTGGTCTTCTAGTGCATATTCAcatggaatttgttatttttatatggGTTTGAATCCTTAAAATTTGCTACAATGTACATCTATAAATGCATCATAGATGTGCATAGTTTCAACATTTTTCAAAACTCCCACTTATGTGTTTTCTAAAGGGCCAAGATTTCAATGAGTAGAGGGTTTGCGCTGAATGTTTTCCCGTGATATTTAGCCAAAATGAACAATGAAATATTACATTGTTGTTTTGTTACGCACAGTTCGCTTCGCGTGAACATCATTCTAGTATTTCTTTAGTGTCTGCTTAGCTAGTTTAGTTCATTAATTCATCGAATTTAAAAATTACATCAAACCCAAAAATTTGGAATTCAAGTGAAATGATGCTTTTGTGGCATGTATTCCATGAGTTCACCAATACTTCTCTTGAATTGTTCCAGAACTTCACATTTTTGGGCTTCTTAGTGGATAGAGAATACATACATTTATTGGAATGTTTCCAGCTAGGCTTCATCGTTTCAAGTATTCATCAGATAATGTCGCAAAAGTTCCAACTTTTGTGTATGAAATCAGCAAATCAAATTATTTCCAAAAGATGTAATCACTAAAATAGGATCGCAACAGTTTCAGATCAGAATGTAATGGAAACAGTCTTTCTGATTAATTCCACTGATGACATCTATGAAACATAAATTTAGATCGGCTTCGTCATTATGCTGTTGGTAAACCCGCGATTCATGTGCATAAGAAATTGTGCAAGCGAATGAGAGACAAATAATAAGAGAGGAACAAATCTGAATATTGATTCATGTTGAGTTGTTGACTGCCTCTATCTATATATACAATTGCCCTATCTATTTAGTAGCAGAAAACACCAAGCAAGAActgggaaaagaaaacaaaaatcaaTAGCAAAAATTGTTTTTCGTCAGTCATGCCACCGGATCAGCATAACAACACACCGTGAGATGATATAAAGCCTTGATCTTTGCTCCTTGAGGGCTTTGCTGAACCCTCCTGTCCTTCGGCTCCCAAGCTTCATCCTTACAATCTGAACTGTCACACCTTGGACAAAACTCACAAGGCGTATGTACTAAGAACACCACTACTGTATGATTTTGCTCTTGGCGTGGCTGGTCCTCAGTAGGTACAATGCTAGAAATTGATATAGCAGGAAGGGTCAGGCACAGGTGGAGATGGTTGTTATATGAGACAGAAAAGCATATAATACACCCACCTGCATCATGGCAAGACTACCCACGCAGCATGTACTTGGACCATCTGACAACAAGGTGAAAATCTAAGAGCCCAATGTCCATCTGATCATGTGAGTATGATTCATCTCATCTTACAATAACCTGGAGTTGGCCTTACAGGTATCAATTTATTAGCAAAGTCAATGTTCATCGCTGAGAGGAGATTGGGGCGTGCCTTGGCAACCCAAGATGCCCCTCCGGTGCGCCTCACGACGATCCACAACCTGACCGGTCTCACCCTCGGCACGCTGAGAAGGATTTGCGTGGAACGCATGTGCTGAGATCTGACTACAGCAAGGATTTGCCTGGATCTAGCTAGCCCTTGGTATCTGCTACTGCTTAAGAACATGATGAACAGCTATGTATATCTCTGTCCCTGGGGAT
Protein-coding sequences here:
- the LOC136535238 gene encoding uncharacterized protein, whose amino-acid sequence is MYIKPPATGVPGARVLAIAAIPRRGSFTATSASAPSALSTAAGPRAATGALLLTASLATRLPVLLIEHQAPHGVRDLLGLGALLEHAQPPNHFLDGGLVQVEEHLEGDSGLREPVRDDLQQLFHYLRVGDVVAEGVKIGGERGDADAELVDGLPLLEGESAKFPAELLRAGVARAFVTDPQVLDRVPRFLHGALPGESTPELGRHRA